The genomic stretch TAGAAAGTGCTATAATAAAAAGTAAAAGCAAAAAATATTGGGTTTGTGCTTTTGGAATATACAAATTAAATTTTGATTTATGCAATAAGTCAATAAAAAGGCTGTTCTGGAAAGAACAGCCTTGGTGCTTTTTTTAAGATTTTATTTACAGGCGAAGTTTTTTATAAGTTCCTTTCGGAAGAGCATCTTTGTGAACCATAATGGATATGGTTTTGTATTTTACATAAGCTTCGGAAGCATAAAAGTATCCGTCATAGATATTGGATGTATTCCATGAATTTTTCACCAGGTAATATTTTGTACCATTCTGGTCGTGAGCAAATCCTACTATCTGAATTCCGTGATCATCAGTAGTTTGATAGTTATCATAAGCTTCCTGGCGGATTTGAGGGGTGATAATTTTTTCCTTACCCGGTTTTTCGAAAGTATAAAGTTGGTTGGTTTTTTCTTTTTCCGACAACTTATCCCATTTATCTCTTTCGGTTTTGGTCATCGCAGAAGTATCTGTTTCAGGCACTATGGCAACACCATTTTTCCACGAAAAACCTTTTTCGCTAACATCGGCTGCCCAGGCAATGCTGTAGCCGTTGCTTAAAGCATTATCTATTACCAACATCATCTCGTCGAGGGGTAAATTATAAGAGGTTCCGTTAGCCCAGTTGTCAGGAAGTTCGATTGCAAATTTTTCGTAGAATGGATGATGCAAAAACGACGTGATAGAAACATAATCACCAGCATATAAGCCAAGACTTTTGGCAAAATTTTCAGGTGTGTATTCTTTATTGTTATAGGTGAATTTTTCAGGAACTTCTCCCAGGTAAGCATCCAGGATTCCCAGGTAACCTTTAAACCAAACCGGGCTGATTTTATTGTTTTTATTCTTAATCACTCCGTCGAGGTAATCTTTTAATACTTCGTCCATTTCACCATGGATGGGTTTCTTTTCCCCAATGGTAAGTCCGGTATAAGATTGTTCAGGGATTAATCCGTAAGTAGCCAAAGTGTGTAATACGTCGTGGTTTTCGCCACCGCCACCAAAGTTGCATTCGCCGTGGTAACGAACATATTTTACGGCTTTTTCTTCATAAGCCTTACGAACACAATACATTTCCGAGAAATCGTATTCTGGTTTTCCCATACGGAGCAATTCCGATTCGAGGAATGCAAGGGTGGAATAACTCCAGCAGGTTCCGGAACTGTATTGATCCTTGACAGGAGTTGCTTTTACTTGTTTGTCAATGGTAAAAACATAACCGGAGTCCTTTTTTGCTTCGGTTTGTGCCAAAGTAGCCATGCTGAGCAACACTGCCACAGAAAGGGTAAATAAACGAATAAAACGTTGGAATTTCATAATTTATAAAATTTATTAGGGTTATAATCAATGGCAAAAATAATAAGATTATTCTTTATGCCGACATTTTTAGTATTTTCGCAAGCTTAATAAAAATTAGGATTATGCTACGGACACACACTTGCGGCGAGTTGAATATTAATGATATAAATAAAAAAATTATCTTGAGCGGATGGGTGCAAAAATCCAGAGACCTGGGGGGAATGACTTTTATTGATCTGCGCGACAGATATGGTATTACCCAATTAGTGTTCAACATGGAAACCAATGCCACGCTTTGTGAAAAAGCCCGTAAGCTGGGTCGTGAATTTGTTATTTCGGTAAGTGGAGCCGTAGCCGAAAGAAGCAATAAAAACCTGAGAATGCCCACGGGTGAGATAGAAATCATCGTGGATAACATTGAGATTCTAAACGAATCGAAGCTTCCTCTTTTTACCATCGAAGATAATACTGATGGTGGAGAAGAGCTTCGTATGAAATACCGTTACCTCGATTTGCGAAGGAATTTTAATAAAAACAACCTGATACTCCGCCACAAAATGGCAATAGAAACCCGTAATTATTTGAATAATATTGGTTTCTTGGAAATAGAAACGCCATATCTTATTAAATCAACGCCTGAAGGTGCCCGCGATTTTGTGGTGCCAAGTCGGATGAATGCGGGCGAATTTTATGCTTTGCCACAATCACCACAGCAGTATAAACAATTGCTGATGGTTGCCGGGTTCGACCGTTACTTCCAGATTGTACGTTGCTTCCGCGACGAAGACCTGCGTGCCGACCGTCAGCCGGAATTTACCCAAATTGACTGCGAAATGTCTTTCGTTACCCAGGATGACATCCTCGATACTTTTGAAGGACTTACCCGCCAGCTTTTTAAAGCCGTCAGGGACATAGAGATTGGCAAACTTCCACGTATCCCTTTTTCGGAAGCAATAAAACTGTACGGCAGTGACAAACCGGATATCCGTTTCGAAATGCAGTTTGTTGAACTGACAGATATTGTCAAAGGCAAGAATTTTAAAGTGTTTGATGATGCCGAGCTGGTGGTGGGAATTTGTGCCACAGGTTGTGGCGAATACACCCGCAAGCAATTGGATGCGCTTACCGATTTTGTGAAAAAACCACAGGTTGGTGCCGGTGGATTGATTTACGTGAGATATCAAAATGACGGACAGTTGAAATCTTCGGCGGATAAGTTTTATTCTACTGATGACTTAAAAGCCTGGGCTGAACGCTTTAATGCTCAACCCGGTGATTTGATGCTGATTCTGGCAGGTACTACACCCAAAACCCGTAAAGCCCTTTCTGAACTACGCCTCGAAATGGGAGAACAGCTCGGACTGCGTGATAAAAATAAATTCTGCCCGCTTTGGGTTGTTGACTTTCCTTTGCTTGAATGGGACGACGAAACGCAGCGTTACTACGCTATGCACCACCCGTTTACCGCACCTAAACCTGAAGATATTCCTTTCCTTGAAAGCGATCCGGGAAGAGTACGCGCTAATGCTTACGATATCGTAATCAATGGTGTGGAAGTTGGTGGCGGTTCCATCCGTATCCATAACAAAAATTTGCAGAAGAGAATGTTCAGCGTTCTTGGGTTTACGGATGAAGATGCACAAAAACAGTTTGGATTCCTGATGAATGCTTTTGAATACGGCGCACCTCCTCACGGTGGCATTGCCTTTGGCTTCGACCGCATGTGCACACTTTTTGGTGGTGGCGATTCTATCCGCGATTTCATGGCTTTCCCCAAAAATAATGCAGGCAGAGATATTATGTCTGACTCTCCGGCTCCTATTTTTGACGAACAATTAAAAGAGTTACATCTGAAAACCACTGTATAATATTTTCATGGAAAATTTAAAGCCGGTTTGGGAAGACCACTATACCGTAAACTGGTACGAAGCTGATCCCAGAAGCAGGGCTTCGCTGGTTACCATTTTAAATTATCTGCAGGAAACTGCCTGGCGGCATGCCTGCCATCTGGGATTTGGATTCAGAGAAGGTAACGAAATCAAGCTGGCATGGGTAGTGATAAGACATATGATTCACATTCACCGATATCCGAACTGGGGTGAAGAAGTGATTGCAAAAACATGGCCCAGCGGAGTGGATGGCTTGTATGCCCTTCGTGATTTTGAAATTTTCAGCTTGGAAGGGGAACTGCTGGTATCGGCAAGTTCGTGGTGGCTTATCATTGACATGAAAACCCGTAAAACGCAATCGCCTGAAATGATTGAGAATGTTGATTCTTTGGTAAATATGAAAAAAGCCATCGAAGAAACGCCTCCCAACCTGGATGTGAACGGGAATTTTGAACGTATTGCTATGCATACTGTGAATTATACTGAATTAGACATGTATCGGCATGTTAATAACTCCCGATATGCCGAATGGCTTCTGAATGCCTTGCCTCTCGAATGGCATAAAACACATTCCATCAGGGAATTTGTTATCGAATATCTGCACGAGTGCAAGCTGAAAGATGAAATAACGATTGAAGCAAACTTTTCTACACCAGATCAATTTAATTTCAGAGGGATACGGAGTAAAGATGACAAAATGGTGTTCCGCGTGCGAATTTCCTGACACTAAAAAACGTTAATTTAATCATTATACTGACAAATTTTACATTAATTCAGCCATTATACTGACAAATTTTACATTAATTCAGTCATTATACTAAAAATTTTACTATTTTTGTAAAAAAACAGAAATGGAAAATATTCACCGTTTATTACAAAAAGTGATTACCGAAAATCTGACTTCAAATAAAGTATGTATGTTGCTTGGAGCCAGAAGGGTTGGCAAAACCGTATTGATTAAAGAAATCCAAAAATCATTTCAGGGAAATGTGATGTATTTGAATGCGGAAGATATACCTACCCGGCAGGTGCTTATGGAAAGAAGCATCTTTAATTATCAAAGATTACTTTCGGGTGTAGATTTATTAATTATTGATGAAGCACAAACGATTAAGGATATTGGCAAAATTTTAAAACTAATTGCCGATGAAGTTGAAAATATTAAAATATTGGTAACCGGTTCTTCCGCATTTGACTTATTAAATCTTACCGGAGAACCTTTAACGGGCAGAATGAAAGTTTTTTATCTGTATCCTTTTTCCCAATCAGAACTTAGTTCGTCGGAAAATGTTATTCGGATTAAGCAAAGTCTTGAGGAAAAACTTATTTATGGAGTTTATCCGGAAGTATATTTGTATAACTCTTATGACGAAAAGAAACAATATTTGTATAATCTTGTTAATTCCTATTTATTAAAAGATATTTTAGCACTGGATGGTTTGCGGAATACTTCTAAAATGTTTGATTTATTGAAACTATTGTCATTTCAGGTGGGAAAGGAAGTAGTTTATGATGAATTGGCAAAACAATCTCAGCTAAGTAAAAATACTGTAGAAAAATACATTGAATTATTATCAAAAGCTTTTGTTGTATTCAAACTTGGCGGATTCAGCAAAAATCTCAGAAAAGAAATCAGAAAGGCAAACAAATGGTATTTTTATGATAATGGGATACGTAATACATTGATATCTAATTTTAACCCTCTTTCATTACGAACGGATACAGGAGAGCTATGGGAAAATTACATCATCAGTGAAAGGATGAAAAAAAATTCTTATAATCAGCAAAATGTAAACTATTATTTCTGGCGGACATATGATCAACAGGAAATAGACTTTCTTGAAGAGTACGATGAAAATCTGAAAGCTACAGAAATAAAATGGAAATCAAAAGAAGTTAAAGTACCAAAAGCTTTTAAAGATGCTTACCCGGAAGCAAAGTTTCAGGTAATAAATCCGATGAATTATCTTGATTGGATTTCATAGTATCAAAACAGCTTATCTTTGCAAAAAATTTTCGCCTTGCAATCTATTGAAATTATGTCGCCAGTAGGCTCATATGAGAGCCTGATGGCTGCCTTACAAGGTGGAGCGGGATCGGTGTATTTTGGTGTTGGCAAACTCAACATGCGCTCCCGTTCTTCTGCTAATTTTACCCTCGACGACCTTAAAAAAATCGCTTCCCTTTGTAACAAAAAGGGTGTAAAGACTTATATTACACTAAATACCATCATTTTTGACAACGAACTGGACGAAATGCACCACATAGTGGATGCCGCCAAGGAAAACGGTATCACTGCCATCATCGCTTCCGACCTTTCGGTGCTGGAATATGCCCGCCAACAAGGTGTGGAAGTTCATATTTCCACCCAATGCAACATCACCAACACTGAGGCTGTAAAATTTTATTCCCAATACGCTGATGTGATGGTAACTGCACGTGAGCTAAACCTTGAGCAGGTTGCTGCAATCATTAAAAATATCAAAGAACAAAATATCTGTGGCCCTTCCGGGAAACAGGTTAGGATAGAAATTTTCTGTCACGGAGCACTTTGCATGGCCATTTCCGGCAAATGTTATCTGAGCCTCGACAATTTTCATGCTTCGGCAAACCGTGGTGCTTGCCTACAGCCTTGTCGCCGTTCGTACGTGCTTACCGATAAAGAAGAAGGTTACCAGATTGAAGTGGATCACGATTACCTGATGTCGCCCAAAGATTTGAAAACCATTGGTTTTTTAGATAAGATACTACATGCCGGAGTTTCTGTTCTGAAAATTGAAGGACGGGGGCGCAGTGCCGATTACGTAAAAACCGTTACTCGTTGCTACCGCGAAGCCGTGGATGCCTATTTTTCCGGAGAATTTACTTCCGAACACATAGCCCGCTGGGACGAACAATTGAAAACCGTTTACAACAGAGATTTCTGGGACGGTTATTACCTGGGACGTAAAATGGGTGAGTGGACAGAGCAATATGGTTCGCAGGCTACCCAAACCAAGGTTTACGTCGGCAAAATCAATAACTACTTCAGTAAACTGCATGTAGCAGAAATTAAAATTGAAACCCAAACGCTGAATGTTGGCGATGAATACAAAATCATAGGTTCAACCACCGGGGTGCTGGAAGGCATTGTTGAAGAGATTCGGCTGGAAGATAAATGCATTGCAACCGCCGGAAAAGGCGATGTGATTTCCATGCCTGTGCCGGGAACGGTACGCCGTGCCGACAAACTGTACAAAATCATTTCTAA from Lentimicrobiaceae bacterium encodes the following:
- a CDS encoding U32 family peptidase, producing the protein MSPVGSYESLMAALQGGAGSVYFGVGKLNMRSRSSANFTLDDLKKIASLCNKKGVKTYITLNTIIFDNELDEMHHIVDAAKENGITAIIASDLSVLEYARQQGVEVHISTQCNITNTEAVKFYSQYADVMVTARELNLEQVAAIIKNIKEQNICGPSGKQVRIEIFCHGALCMAISGKCYLSLDNFHASANRGACLQPCRRSYVLTDKEEGYQIEVDHDYLMSPKDLKTIGFLDKILHAGVSVLKIEGRGRSADYVKTVTRCYREAVDAYFSGEFTSEHIARWDEQLKTVYNRDFWDGYYLGRKMGEWTEQYGSQATQTKVYVGKINNYFSKLHVAEIKIETQTLNVGDEYKIIGSTTGVLEGIVEEIRLEDKCIATAGKGDVISMPVPGTVRRADKLYKIISNF
- a CDS encoding aminopeptidase; translation: MKFQRFIRLFTLSVAVLLSMATLAQTEAKKDSGYVFTIDKQVKATPVKDQYSSGTCWSYSTLAFLESELLRMGKPEYDFSEMYCVRKAYEEKAVKYVRYHGECNFGGGGENHDVLHTLATYGLIPEQSYTGLTIGEKKPIHGEMDEVLKDYLDGVIKNKNNKISPVWFKGYLGILDAYLGEVPEKFTYNNKEYTPENFAKSLGLYAGDYVSITSFLHHPFYEKFAIELPDNWANGTSYNLPLDEMMLVIDNALSNGYSIAWAADVSEKGFSWKNGVAIVPETDTSAMTKTERDKWDKLSEKEKTNQLYTFEKPGKEKIITPQIRQEAYDNYQTTDDHGIQIVGFAHDQNGTKYYLVKNSWNTSNIYDGYFYASEAYVKYKTISIMVHKDALPKGTYKKLRL
- the aspS gene encoding aspartate--tRNA ligase encodes the protein MLRTHTCGELNINDINKKIILSGWVQKSRDLGGMTFIDLRDRYGITQLVFNMETNATLCEKARKLGREFVISVSGAVAERSNKNLRMPTGEIEIIVDNIEILNESKLPLFTIEDNTDGGEELRMKYRYLDLRRNFNKNNLILRHKMAIETRNYLNNIGFLEIETPYLIKSTPEGARDFVVPSRMNAGEFYALPQSPQQYKQLLMVAGFDRYFQIVRCFRDEDLRADRQPEFTQIDCEMSFVTQDDILDTFEGLTRQLFKAVRDIEIGKLPRIPFSEAIKLYGSDKPDIRFEMQFVELTDIVKGKNFKVFDDAELVVGICATGCGEYTRKQLDALTDFVKKPQVGAGGLIYVRYQNDGQLKSSADKFYSTDDLKAWAERFNAQPGDLMLILAGTTPKTRKALSELRLEMGEQLGLRDKNKFCPLWVVDFPLLEWDDETQRYYAMHHPFTAPKPEDIPFLESDPGRVRANAYDIVINGVEVGGGSIRIHNKNLQKRMFSVLGFTDEDAQKQFGFLMNAFEYGAPPHGGIAFGFDRMCTLFGGGDSIRDFMAFPKNNAGRDIMSDSPAPIFDEQLKELHLKTTV
- a CDS encoding ATP-binding protein; the protein is MENIHRLLQKVITENLTSNKVCMLLGARRVGKTVLIKEIQKSFQGNVMYLNAEDIPTRQVLMERSIFNYQRLLSGVDLLIIDEAQTIKDIGKILKLIADEVENIKILVTGSSAFDLLNLTGEPLTGRMKVFYLYPFSQSELSSSENVIRIKQSLEEKLIYGVYPEVYLYNSYDEKKQYLYNLVNSYLLKDILALDGLRNTSKMFDLLKLLSFQVGKEVVYDELAKQSQLSKNTVEKYIELLSKAFVVFKLGGFSKNLRKEIRKANKWYFYDNGIRNTLISNFNPLSLRTDTGELWENYIISERMKKNSYNQQNVNYYFWRTYDQQEIDFLEEYDENLKATEIKWKSKEVKVPKAFKDAYPEAKFQVINPMNYLDWIS
- a CDS encoding thioesterase, whose translation is MENLKPVWEDHYTVNWYEADPRSRASLVTILNYLQETAWRHACHLGFGFREGNEIKLAWVVIRHMIHIHRYPNWGEEVIAKTWPSGVDGLYALRDFEIFSLEGELLVSASSWWLIIDMKTRKTQSPEMIENVDSLVNMKKAIEETPPNLDVNGNFERIAMHTVNYTELDMYRHVNNSRYAEWLLNALPLEWHKTHSIREFVIEYLHECKLKDEITIEANFSTPDQFNFRGIRSKDDKMVFRVRIS